A genomic stretch from Marinimicrobium sp. C6131 includes:
- a CDS encoding ABC transporter permease yields the protein MNGYAIRAIYLFELARAWRTLMQSIASPVLSTSLYFVVFGAAIGSRMVEIDGVSYGAYIIPGLIMLTVLNESTSNASFGIYMPKFTGTIYEILSAPISALEIVIGYVGAAATKSIILGVIILITARVFVDYSIEHPFWMLAFLILTSLSFSLLGFIIGVVAESFEQLQIVPMMVITPLAFLGGSFYSINMLPPLWQTITLFNPVVYLVSGFRWSFYGVSDVGVGLSLAMILVFMLSCLGVIAWLFKTGYKIKP from the coding sequence ATGAACGGTTACGCGATTCGGGCAATCTATCTGTTTGAGTTGGCGCGCGCCTGGCGCACGCTCATGCAGAGTATCGCCTCCCCGGTGTTGTCGACGTCGCTGTACTTTGTGGTGTTTGGCGCCGCGATCGGCTCCCGCATGGTAGAGATAGATGGTGTCAGTTACGGCGCCTACATCATTCCGGGGCTGATCATGCTGACCGTGTTGAACGAGAGTACTTCCAACGCGTCGTTCGGTATCTATATGCCCAAATTCACCGGCACCATCTATGAGATCCTGTCCGCCCCCATTTCCGCGTTGGAAATTGTCATTGGTTATGTGGGTGCCGCAGCCACGAAGTCCATCATTCTCGGGGTGATCATCCTGATTACCGCCCGGGTATTTGTGGATTATTCCATAGAACATCCGTTCTGGATGCTGGCTTTTCTGATACTGACCTCACTCAGTTTCAGTCTGTTGGGGTTCATCATTGGTGTGGTTGCCGAAAGCTTCGAGCAATTGCAGATTGTCCCGATGATGGTCATTACGCCACTGGCATTTCTGGGGGGCAGCTTTTATTCCATCAACATGTTGCCCCCGCTGTGGCAAACCATCACTCTGTTTAACCCGGTGGTGTATCTGGTCAGCGGTTTCCGCTGGAGCTTCTACGGCGTGTCGGATGTCGGAGTCGGTCTCAGCCTGGCGATGATTCTGGTATTCATGCTGTCCTGCCTGGGCGTTATCGCCTGGTTGTTCAAAACGGGTTACAAGATCAAACCCTGA
- a CDS encoding glycoside hydrolase family 9 protein: protein MKVTASNRQSSRFTVARNTLASAVLLATASQAFADVGNPRVNQVGYLPNGEKVATYVSDSTVGKAWRLYQNGSLVAEGTTVPVGQDPASGDHVHHLGFSDVTVEGDGYVLMIDGDESYPFSISADNFTGPLYDSLKYFYHNRSGIEIETQYTGGGNTSYASDARWSRPAGHLNQGVNQGDYDVPCWEGTCNYSLDVTKGWYDAGDHGKYVVNGGISAWKLLNMYERAQHLGGNLDRFADGTMNIPESGNGIPDLLDEVRWQMEFLLSMQVPQGEAKAGMAHHKMHDVGWTGLPLAPHEDSSARALVPPSVTATLNLAATAAQCARIWAGIDSEFSDRCLTAAERAWDAAEANPGDVYTSGYDNGGGAYGDDEPADEFYWAAAELYITTGDSRYLPTLQNYELERIDWGWPDTELPGVMSLATVPAEHTASLRSDARQYIQSVADTHLITIANTGYRVPNTDEEYYWGSNNVIANKLFLLGLAYDFTGDDQYAHGVGSGIDYLFGRNTLSFSFVSGHGEDALTEPHHRFWAGALDGSYPWLPPGALAGGPNYGLEDDVSRNALSGCESAPATCYLDDIEAWSTNEITINWNSALAWVLAFHDDYAEGGNSSSSSSSSSSSSSSSSSSSSESSSSSSSSSSSSSSSSSSEPAGQQCNWYGTLYPLCEQTQSGWGWEDNQSCIAPSTCESQPDPYGIVGDDSSSSSSSSSQSSQSSSESESSESSSSSSSSDNGGLAQCEYQISNEWSTGYTAAILISNTGAQAINGWSVNWEYSDGSSVTNSWNAQVSGSNPYTATDLGWNGTLQPGQSVEFGFQVSKGGSGSAQVPEVNGSVCD from the coding sequence ATGAAGGTAACAGCTTCAAATCGGCAATCGTCACGGTTCACCGTGGCTCGTAACACCCTGGCCAGCGCGGTACTTTTGGCAACGGCTTCCCAGGCATTCGCCGACGTCGGTAACCCTCGGGTCAACCAGGTGGGTTATCTGCCCAACGGCGAAAAAGTCGCGACCTATGTCAGCGACAGCACGGTAGGCAAAGCCTGGCGACTGTATCAGAACGGCTCATTGGTTGCCGAAGGCACAACCGTGCCGGTCGGCCAGGATCCGGCGTCCGGTGATCACGTACACCATCTGGGTTTTTCCGATGTCACGGTGGAAGGCGACGGCTATGTGCTGATGATCGACGGTGATGAGAGCTACCCGTTCTCCATTTCGGCCGATAACTTTACCGGCCCTTTATACGACTCGCTGAAATACTTTTACCACAACCGCAGCGGCATCGAGATCGAAACCCAGTACACCGGCGGTGGCAACACCAGCTACGCGAGCGATGCCCGCTGGTCCCGTCCGGCCGGCCATCTGAATCAGGGCGTCAACCAGGGCGACTACGATGTGCCCTGTTGGGAAGGTACCTGTAACTATTCCCTCGATGTGACCAAGGGTTGGTATGACGCGGGCGATCACGGCAAGTATGTGGTCAATGGCGGCATCTCTGCCTGGAAGCTGCTCAATATGTATGAGCGCGCCCAGCACCTGGGGGGCAATCTGGACCGCTTTGCCGACGGTACGATGAACATTCCCGAGAGCGGTAACGGCATCCCCGATCTGCTCGACGAGGTGCGTTGGCAGATGGAGTTCCTGCTGTCCATGCAGGTGCCCCAGGGTGAAGCCAAAGCCGGTATGGCGCACCACAAAATGCATGACGTTGGTTGGACCGGTCTGCCTTTGGCGCCGCACGAAGACAGCAGTGCCCGGGCCCTGGTACCGCCGAGTGTGACCGCCACCCTGAACCTGGCGGCAACGGCGGCGCAGTGTGCCCGCATTTGGGCCGGGATCGACAGTGAATTTTCCGATCGTTGCCTGACCGCCGCCGAGCGCGCCTGGGACGCCGCCGAGGCAAATCCGGGGGATGTCTACACCAGCGGTTACGACAACGGTGGTGGTGCCTACGGCGACGACGAACCCGCCGATGAGTTCTACTGGGCGGCCGCGGAGCTTTACATCACCACGGGTGACAGCCGTTACCTGCCCACGCTGCAGAACTATGAACTGGAGCGTATCGACTGGGGTTGGCCCGATACGGAACTGCCCGGGGTCATGTCCCTTGCCACGGTGCCCGCCGAGCACACCGCCAGCCTGCGCAGCGATGCACGACAGTACATCCAGTCGGTGGCCGACACGCATCTGATCACCATTGCCAATACCGGCTATCGGGTGCCCAATACTGATGAGGAATACTATTGGGGGTCGAACAATGTGATCGCCAACAAGCTGTTCCTGTTGGGGCTGGCCTACGACTTCACCGGAGACGATCAGTATGCTCACGGTGTGGGTTCGGGGATTGATTACCTCTTCGGTCGCAATACCCTGTCGTTCTCGTTTGTCTCCGGGCACGGCGAAGACGCGTTGACCGAACCGCACCACCGGTTCTGGGCCGGCGCCCTTGATGGCAGCTATCCGTGGCTACCGCCCGGTGCATTGGCCGGCGGTCCGAACTACGGCCTGGAGGACGACGTTTCCCGCAATGCCCTGAGCGGCTGCGAATCGGCTCCGGCCACCTGCTACCTGGATGATATCGAGGCCTGGTCCACCAACGAGATCACCATCAATTGGAACAGTGCGCTGGCCTGGGTGCTCGCCTTCCATGATGACTACGCCGAAGGGGGCAATTCATCCAGCTCTTCCTCAAGCTCGTCGTCCAGCAGTTCATCCTCCAGTTCGTCGAGCAGCGAGTCGAGTTCCAGTAGCAGCAGCTCCAGCAGTTCGTCGTCCAGCTCCTCGTCTTCCGAACCCGCAGGGCAACAGTGCAACTGGTACGGCACGCTGTACCCGCTGTGCGAACAGACCCAGAGCGGTTGGGGTTGGGAGGATAACCAGAGCTGCATCGCGCCGAGCACCTGCGAGTCCCAGCCGGACCCCTATGGCATTGTCGGTGACGACAGCAGCTCCTCGTCCAGCTCCAGTTCGCAGAGCAGTCAGAGCAGCAGCGAATCCGAGAGCAGTGAGTCGTCCAGCTCGAGTTCAAGTTCCGACAATGGCGGCCTGGCCCAGTGTGAGTATCAGATCAGCAATGAGTGGAGCACGGGCTACACTGCGGCTATTCTGATCAGCAACACGGGAGCCCAGGCGATCAATGGCTGGTCGGTGAACTGGGAGTATTCAGACGGCTCGTCGGTCACCAACAGTTGGAACGCACAGGTTTCTGGCAGCAACCCTTATACCGCCACCGATCTGGGCTGGAACGGCACCCTGCAGCCGGGCCAGTCCGTGGAGTTCGGCTTCCAGGTGAGCAAGGGCGGCAGCGGTTCCGCGCAAGTGCCAGAGGTAAATGGAAGCGTGTGTGACTGA
- a CDS encoding cellulase family glycosylhydrolase yields MNAIKKTLACAALGASTLSAAIGVQAGFQVSGTQLLDGNGNPFIMRGVNHPHTWFTGRTGQALSDIASVNANTVRIVLSDGQQWTRNGAADVAQVIEWCKDNELIAVLEVHDATGYGEQDSAGTLENVVDYWLDIAPVLEGQEDYVIINIANEPFGNGVAPSTWVDQHVEAIQRLREAGLTHTLLVDAANWGQDWQGVMLDNASTVAAADERNNTLFSVHMYEVYQDRSTIENYVSSFLSTHNLPLIVGEFGADHYGNEVDEASVLAVAEDYGIGYLGWSWSGNSSEVASLDIALNWDVDNLSSWGDFLINSRNGLRQTAQTATVYEGQSSSSSSDASSSSSSSSSSSSSSHSSSSSAQPGTGDCEYQITHEWGSGYIGAIRITNTSTQTLNGWSVNWAYSDGSRITNSWNAELSGNNPYSAASLDWNGVLQPGQTIEFGFQVNKGGTEAQVPGLSGPLCD; encoded by the coding sequence ATGAACGCTATCAAGAAAACCCTCGCGTGCGCCGCTTTGGGTGCCAGTACCCTGTCGGCTGCAATCGGTGTACAGGCCGGATTCCAGGTATCGGGAACCCAGCTGCTGGATGGCAACGGCAATCCGTTCATCATGCGCGGGGTGAATCATCCGCACACCTGGTTTACCGGCCGCACCGGGCAGGCGCTGTCCGATATTGCCAGCGTCAACGCCAATACCGTCCGTATTGTGTTGTCCGATGGTCAGCAGTGGACGCGCAACGGTGCCGCCGATGTGGCGCAGGTGATCGAATGGTGTAAAGACAACGAGCTGATTGCGGTATTGGAGGTGCATGACGCGACCGGCTATGGCGAGCAGGACAGTGCGGGGACGCTGGAAAATGTTGTCGACTATTGGCTCGACATCGCACCGGTCCTTGAGGGGCAGGAAGATTACGTCATCATCAATATTGCCAACGAGCCATTCGGAAACGGGGTGGCCCCGAGCACCTGGGTGGATCAGCATGTCGAAGCCATTCAGCGCCTGCGCGAAGCCGGGCTGACCCACACACTGCTGGTGGATGCGGCCAACTGGGGACAGGATTGGCAGGGTGTGATGCTCGACAATGCGTCCACCGTGGCCGCTGCGGATGAGCGTAATAACACGTTGTTCAGCGTACACATGTACGAGGTGTACCAGGACCGTTCCACTATCGAGAATTATGTGTCCAGCTTTTTGTCCACCCACAACTTGCCGCTGATCGTGGGTGAATTCGGGGCGGATCATTACGGCAATGAGGTTGATGAAGCGTCCGTTCTGGCCGTGGCCGAAGACTACGGCATCGGCTATCTGGGGTGGTCCTGGTCGGGCAACAGCAGCGAGGTTGCCTCGCTGGATATCGCGCTGAACTGGGATGTTGACAACCTGTCCTCCTGGGGCGATTTTCTGATCAACAGCCGTAACGGACTGCGTCAAACGGCCCAGACTGCGACGGTCTACGAAGGTCAGAGTTCATCGTCCAGCAGTGACGCCTCTTCAAGTTCCTCATCGTCAAGCTCCAGTTCCTCAAGCAGTCACTCTTCGTCCAGCAGTGCGCAGCCGGGTACCGGAGACTGCGAGTATCAGATTACCCATGAATGGGGTTCGGGTTACATTGGCGCCATCCGTATCACCAACACCAGTACACAAACGCTCAATGGCTGGTCGGTGAACTGGGCGTACAGCGACGGCTCACGCATTACCAACAGTTGGAACGCGGAGCTTTCCGGTAATAACCCCTACTCGGCAGCCAGCCTCGACTGGAATGGTGTCCTGCAACCCGGACAGACCATCGAGTTTGGTTTTCAGGTCAACAAGGGGGGCACTGAAGCCCAGGTGCCCGGTCTGTCTGGACCGCTGTGCGACTGA
- a CDS encoding ABC transporter ATP-binding protein — protein MQPIISVQGLSKVYGSGFQALKDVNLDINPGEIFALLGPNGAGKTTLISIICGIVNPTRGRVLADGHDIVKEYRAARQKIGLVPQELAVNIFETVWSTVRFSRGLFGKPPNDALLEQLLRDLSLWDKKDSRIMALSGGMKRRVLIAKALAYEPRILFLDEPTAGVDVELRRDMWRMIRQLRDSGVTIILTTHYIEEAEDMADRVGVIQRGEIILVDEKVALMQKLGQKQLTLQLSEPLDQVPAALPAEQTSLSSDGYQLTYTYDAQGDPVAVARLLRQLAELGIEYRDLHTSQSSLEDIFVSLVEERA, from the coding sequence GTGCAACCGATCATCTCAGTTCAGGGTCTGAGCAAAGTTTACGGGTCGGGCTTCCAGGCTCTGAAAGACGTTAACCTGGATATCAATCCCGGTGAAATCTTTGCGTTGCTTGGGCCCAACGGTGCGGGCAAAACCACGTTGATCAGCATTATCTGTGGCATCGTCAACCCGACTCGCGGCCGGGTTCTGGCCGATGGACACGATATCGTGAAGGAGTATCGTGCGGCCCGTCAGAAAATAGGTTTGGTCCCCCAGGAGTTGGCTGTCAATATTTTCGAAACGGTTTGGAGCACAGTCAGATTCAGCCGGGGTCTGTTTGGCAAACCGCCCAATGACGCCTTGTTGGAGCAGCTATTGAGAGATCTGTCACTGTGGGACAAAAAAGACAGCCGAATTATGGCGCTCTCAGGTGGCATGAAACGCCGCGTTCTGATCGCCAAGGCACTGGCCTATGAGCCGAGAATTCTGTTTCTCGATGAACCCACCGCCGGTGTGGACGTCGAGCTGCGTCGGGATATGTGGCGGATGATCCGCCAACTTCGCGACAGCGGGGTCACGATCATTCTGACCACTCATTATATTGAGGAGGCCGAAGATATGGCGGACCGGGTGGGCGTGATCCAGCGGGGTGAAATCATTCTGGTGGATGAGAAGGTCGCGTTGATGCAAAAACTCGGACAAAAGCAATTGACCCTTCAGCTCAGCGAACCGCTGGATCAGGTGCCGGCTGCCCTGCCCGCCGAGCAGACCAGTCTATCCAGCGACGGCTATCAGCTGACTTATACCTACGATGCTCAAGGTGACCCGGTGGCGGTCGCCCGCTTGTTGCGTCAGCTTGCCGAGTTGGGTATCGAGTATCGGGATCTACACACGTCCCAGAGTTCACTGGAAGATATTTTTGTCAGCCTGGTGGAGGAGCGCGCATGA
- a CDS encoding discoidin domain-containing protein, with protein sequence MKYIVSAMLAAALIAPAYGAVAAAPSNLALGKPVSASSSQNRNRDAEFAVDGNIGTRWSSDFSDGNWIIVDLESVYDISSVILHWETAYPEQYNLEISVDGNNWETVSAVTSSNGGVDSFAMTRSARYVRVESVKRATKWGVSLWELEVFGVEPEPEPEPEPEPEPEPVPDADAGSSEGENLALNQTMFASSSEDSNRLPEQAVDGDMGSRWASEYGEDQWIAVDLGATYDLSSLTLNWEVAYAEAYDVQVSEDANQWQTVQSVSNSDGGEDVVELSATARYVRIQSVQRATQWGISLWELEVYGTEPYVAPEPRLVSEGRPATASSTERDAYAPENAFDGSGSTRWASVYGDTAWLQVDLGESHQITGVTLDWETAYSSEYQIQTSYDGQSWTTVEHIVDGNGGTDELAIEGHGRYVRMMGLTRATSWGHSLWEMQVFGYPADSADSPSDGTDGSTDDGTGSETDTGSDDGSTDDGSTGEEEPTEEETVDTTAPTAPGSLNDTAVGTSYVTLSWSESSDNEAVMSYEVYRDGARITELLAPATSYTDTGLSAGTTYQYSVRAGDAAGNWSDDSTTLVVTTNSEQIVGDGVVLEWTTPDQRENGSYLELTEIGGYEIRYQQGADGESQSVVVNDAYATSHELNLEDGIYEFSIAVFDVNGLYSQFVPIDPVP encoded by the coding sequence ATGAAATACATTGTTTCTGCAATGTTGGCCGCCGCACTGATTGCTCCGGCGTATGGTGCCGTGGCTGCCGCCCCTTCAAATCTGGCACTGGGCAAGCCAGTCTCCGCCTCCTCCTCCCAGAACAGAAATCGCGACGCCGAGTTTGCGGTTGATGGCAACATCGGAACTCGCTGGAGTAGCGATTTTTCCGATGGTAACTGGATCATTGTTGATCTGGAGAGTGTTTACGACATTTCTTCCGTGATCCTTCATTGGGAAACGGCCTATCCCGAGCAATACAACCTTGAGATTTCTGTAGACGGTAACAACTGGGAAACCGTCAGTGCCGTGACCAGCAGTAACGGTGGCGTCGACAGTTTCGCCATGACCCGGTCCGCGCGCTATGTTCGTGTCGAAAGTGTCAAGCGTGCCACCAAGTGGGGTGTTTCCCTTTGGGAGCTGGAAGTTTTCGGTGTTGAGCCCGAGCCCGAGCCCGAGCCTGAACCCGAACCCGAACCCGAACCCGTTCCGGATGCCGATGCCGGGTCGAGCGAGGGTGAGAATCTGGCATTGAATCAGACGATGTTTGCCTCCTCGTCCGAAGACAGCAACCGTTTGCCCGAACAGGCGGTGGATGGCGATATGGGGTCGCGTTGGGCCAGTGAGTATGGCGAAGATCAATGGATCGCCGTGGATCTCGGGGCAACCTATGATCTCTCATCGCTGACACTGAACTGGGAAGTGGCTTACGCCGAGGCCTACGATGTACAGGTCTCAGAGGATGCCAATCAGTGGCAGACGGTACAGTCGGTCTCGAACAGCGATGGTGGTGAGGACGTTGTTGAACTGAGCGCAACCGCTCGCTATGTCCGTATTCAGAGCGTTCAGCGCGCCACCCAGTGGGGCATTTCGCTGTGGGAGCTTGAAGTGTATGGAACGGAACCCTACGTCGCACCTGAACCGCGACTGGTGTCCGAGGGACGCCCGGCAACCGCGTCGTCCACCGAACGGGATGCTTACGCGCCGGAAAATGCTTTTGACGGTAGCGGCAGTACGCGCTGGGCCAGTGTCTACGGCGATACCGCCTGGCTGCAGGTCGATCTTGGTGAGTCGCATCAAATCACCGGGGTTACTCTCGACTGGGAAACCGCGTACTCCAGTGAGTATCAGATTCAGACGTCCTACGACGGCCAAAGCTGGACAACGGTCGAGCATATTGTCGATGGCAATGGCGGCACCGATGAGCTCGCCATCGAGGGTCACGGTCGCTATGTGCGCATGATGGGCCTGACCCGGGCGACATCCTGGGGCCACTCACTGTGGGAAATGCAGGTGTTCGGTTATCCGGCCGATAGCGCCGACTCACCGTCCGATGGCACCGATGGCTCCACTGATGACGGTACCGGCTCCGAGACCGACACGGGCTCTGATGATGGCTCCACCGATGATGGTTCCACCGGCGAGGAAGAACCCACTGAAGAGGAAACGGTGGATACGACGGCACCCACGGCGCCGGGTTCACTGAATGATACTGCGGTTGGAACCTCTTACGTGACCCTCTCCTGGTCGGAATCCAGTGATAACGAAGCGGTGATGAGCTATGAGGTGTATCGCGATGGCGCCCGAATCACGGAACTGTTGGCGCCCGCGACGAGCTATACCGATACCGGCCTGTCCGCAGGAACCACCTATCAGTATTCAGTGCGTGCGGGGGATGCGGCGGGCAACTGGTCTGATGACAGTACCACGCTGGTTGTCACCACCAACAGTGAGCAGATTGTGGGTGACGGCGTGGTTCTGGAGTGGACAACGCCCGATCAGCGCGAGAATGGTAGCTACCTGGAGCTGACTGAAATTGGCGGCTATGAAATCCGCTACCAGCAGGGCGCCGATGGCGAGTCTCAGTCGGTTGTGGTGAACGATGCGTACGCCACGTCTCACGAACTGAATCTGGAAGACGGAATCTACGAGTTCTCCATTGCTGTCTTTGACGTCAATGGCCTTTACAGTCAGTTTGTGCCGATTGACCCGGTTCCATAA
- a CDS encoding glycoside hydrolase family 6 protein yields MITTVKKGSGLALLGLAIAAASHGASAECAYSVNNEWDNGYTAEVTLTNDGASAVSGWDVSWTFDANRMTNGWNAQFSGSNPYTASDMGWNGTLQPGQSVSFGFQVDKNGGAAEQPTLEGALCDDGGSSSSSSSESSSSDSSASSSSDPGGTGQQCNWYGTTYSLCETTDSGWGWENNESCIARSTCEGQPDPYGVIDGDGSSSSSSSSSSSSSSSESSSSESSSSDSSSSDSSSSESSSSSSSSSSDGNYTRVDNPFDGTTLYVDPVWSAKALAEPGGEAIAFENTAVWMDRIGAITDGIGLKGHLDEAVNQGADTFMFVVYNLPNRDCAALASNGELRISENGFEIYQQDYIAPIVQLLGQPEYSDLHIVAIVEVDSLPNLVTNLDEPDCQEAAGPGGYEDGIQHALNELSTLPNVYSYVDIAHSGWLGWSDNFSEAVQLIGNTIQGTDKGVDSIAGFVTNSANYTPLEEPYLPDPSLQVGGQPVRSSSFYEWNPYFGEIEFAQDWRQAMIQQGFPSEIGMLIDTGRNGWGGPDRPTGVSSSTDLDTYVDESRIDRRHHRGNWCNQPGGVGERPQANPAPGIDAYVWVKPQGESDGISDPDFEPDPNDPAKQHDGMCNPNENNEDAGVPTGALPNAPHAGRWFPEAFELYLQNAYPPLD; encoded by the coding sequence ATGATAACGACAGTAAAAAAAGGCAGTGGTCTGGCGCTGCTGGGGTTGGCTATTGCTGCCGCCAGTCACGGCGCATCAGCCGAATGCGCCTACTCGGTCAATAACGAATGGGATAACGGCTACACCGCCGAGGTCACCCTGACCAATGACGGTGCCAGCGCCGTCAGCGGATGGGATGTGAGTTGGACGTTTGACGCCAACCGCATGACCAACGGCTGGAACGCCCAGTTCTCCGGAAGTAATCCCTATACCGCCAGTGATATGGGCTGGAATGGCACGCTCCAGCCGGGGCAGAGTGTCAGCTTCGGTTTTCAGGTGGACAAAAACGGAGGCGCGGCGGAACAACCGACGTTGGAGGGTGCACTCTGTGACGACGGCGGTTCGTCTTCCAGCTCGAGTTCCGAGTCCTCATCGAGTGACAGCAGTGCGTCCTCGAGCAGTGACCCGGGCGGCACCGGGCAGCAGTGCAACTGGTACGGCACGACCTACTCCCTGTGTGAAACCACCGACAGTGGTTGGGGCTGGGAAAACAATGAGAGTTGTATCGCCCGCAGCACCTGTGAGGGGCAACCGGACCCCTATGGGGTGATTGATGGCGACGGCAGTAGCAGTTCTTCTTCATCGTCAAGCTCTTCCTCTTCGAGCAGCGAGTCGTCCAGCTCGGAATCTTCCAGTTCGGATTCCTCCAGCAGTGACAGCAGCTCCAGCGAGAGCAGTTCGTCCTCCAGCAGTTCATCCTCCGATGGCAATTACACGCGTGTCGACAACCCATTTGACGGCACCACCCTGTATGTCGATCCGGTCTGGTCGGCCAAGGCGCTGGCGGAACCCGGTGGCGAGGCCATCGCCTTTGAAAATACCGCCGTGTGGATGGATCGCATTGGTGCGATCACCGACGGTATCGGCCTGAAAGGCCACCTGGATGAAGCGGTCAATCAGGGGGCGGACACCTTCATGTTTGTGGTGTACAACCTGCCCAACCGCGATTGCGCCGCTCTGGCGTCCAATGGCGAGCTGAGGATTTCGGAGAATGGTTTCGAAATCTATCAGCAGGATTACATTGCCCCGATCGTGCAACTGCTGGGCCAGCCGGAATACAGCGACCTGCACATCGTCGCCATTGTGGAGGTCGACTCCCTGCCCAATCTGGTCACCAACCTGGATGAGCCCGACTGTCAGGAAGCGGCCGGACCGGGTGGCTACGAGGATGGCATTCAGCATGCGCTCAATGAGTTGAGCACCCTGCCCAATGTGTATTCCTATGTTGATATTGCCCACAGCGGTTGGTTGGGCTGGAGCGACAACTTCAGTGAGGCCGTTCAGCTTATCGGAAACACCATCCAGGGCACTGACAAAGGTGTGGACAGCATCGCGGGCTTTGTCACCAACTCGGCCAACTACACGCCACTGGAAGAGCCATATCTGCCCGACCCCAGCCTGCAGGTGGGTGGTCAGCCGGTTCGCTCCAGCTCCTTCTATGAATGGAACCCCTACTTCGGGGAAATCGAGTTCGCGCAGGACTGGCGTCAGGCGATGATCCAGCAGGGCTTCCCGAGTGAGATCGGTATGTTGATCGACACCGGCCGTAACGGTTGGGGTGGACCGGATCGTCCCACGGGCGTGTCGTCCAGCACGGATCTGGATACCTATGTGGATGAGTCGCGCATCGACCGTCGTCACCATCGCGGGAACTGGTGCAACCAGCCCGGTGGGGTGGGCGAGCGTCCCCAGGCCAATCCGGCTCCGGGCATCGACGCCTATGTCTGGGTGAAGCCGCAGGGTGAATCCGACGGTATCTCCGATCCGGACTTCGAGCCAGATCCGAACGATCCGGCCAAGCAGCACGATGGCATGTGTAACCCCAATGAAAACAACGAAGACGCCGGGGTTCCCACCGGAGCACTGCCCAACGCACCGCACGCCGGTCGCTGGTTCCCGGAGGCTTTCGAGCTGTACCTGCAGAACGCCTATCCGCCGCTGGATTGA
- a CDS encoding GyrI-like domain-containing protein, giving the protein MTGMHSFKAPATAIPGLLGIESQPELRLVGLRRKIHGLPSTAIPGFWDRFSPYRGWIPGQADKHSYGVLLQAAETSDGFDYMTAVEVLGFEKMSADWDRLTVPAQRYAVFLHRDHVSELRPALHTIFAHSLPELNLSPQRRNGPLLLERYGAEFDFRTGWGGIQIWVPLQDDGART; this is encoded by the coding sequence ATGACAGGTATGCATTCTTTCAAGGCGCCCGCCACCGCCATCCCCGGGCTGTTGGGGATCGAATCTCAGCCCGAACTCCGGCTGGTGGGGTTGAGACGCAAAATTCATGGCCTGCCCTCAACGGCGATCCCCGGTTTCTGGGACAGGTTCTCACCCTATCGGGGCTGGATTCCCGGACAGGCCGACAAGCACAGCTATGGTGTGCTGCTGCAGGCCGCGGAGACATCGGATGGTTTTGACTATATGACAGCGGTGGAGGTGCTCGGCTTTGAAAAAATGAGTGCGGACTGGGATCGACTGACCGTACCTGCGCAACGTTATGCCGTGTTTCTGCACCGGGATCACGTGTCTGAGTTGCGTCCCGCGCTGCACACCATCTTCGCCCACAGTCTGCCCGAGCTCAATCTGAGCCCTCAACGTCGCAACGGCCCCCTGCTATTGGAACGCTATGGAGCTGAATTTGACTTTCGTACCGGTTGGGGAGGGATCCAGATCTGGGTGCCGTTGCAGGATGACGGCGCCCGGACATAG